A window from Shewanella livingstonensis encodes these proteins:
- the arsC gene encoding arsenate reductase (glutaredoxin) (This arsenate reductase requires both glutathione and glutaredoxin to convert arsenate to arsenite, after which the efflux transporter formed by ArsA and ArsB can extrude the arsenite from the cell, providing resistance.), translating to MKTVKTTIYHNPRCSKSRETLALLQANNVDITIIEYLKTPLSATEIQTILQQLGLTARQLMRTKEDEYKAQNLADTSLSEDQLIAAMVTTPKLIERPIVLANNKAAIGRPPENVLSIL from the coding sequence ATGAAAACAGTAAAAACGACAATTTACCATAACCCACGCTGTTCAAAAAGCCGTGAAACGTTAGCATTACTGCAAGCAAATAACGTCGATATCACTATCATTGAATATTTAAAGACGCCCCTTTCTGCCACTGAAATTCAAACGATATTACAACAACTAGGCTTAACAGCTCGCCAGTTAATGCGTACTAAAGAAGATGAATATAAAGCTCAAAACTTAGCTGATACATCATTATCTGAAGATCAACTTATCGCGGCTATGGTGACAACACCTAAATTAATCGAACGACCTATCGTGTTAGCAAATAATAAAGCTGCCATTGGTCGTCCACCTGAAAATGTTCTTTCTATTCTGTAA
- a CDS encoding M48 family metalloprotease — protein MAASAISVLFAASIGHSFANNDLPDLGTAAVNTFSLEKETVYGDAYMRVIRSSAPVLSDPVLSQYLSELGNKLVANATGVKTPFYFFLLRNDEINAFAFFGGHVGVHTGLFLNADTESELASVLAHEITHVTQRHLARSLEAQQKSSTATIVGMLGAILLTIAAPQAGMAALATTQALTTQSKINYTRLHEKEADRIGMQILVDAGFDPNAAATFFGQLAIRYRFTTTPPQMLLTHPLPESRITEARNRAAQYPKHNVPNSLNFQLAKARIQVRFSSFSDDAALSLFEQQLKKNEYSFKEAALYGKALALFRLEKFAQAEVIIDDLLKQDDNNLFYIDTKTDLLDQKKDFAGAIALLEAQRKLKPTSQVVNTNLANIYVQADQPNKAIPLLEELIFFDKQNMLPYQIMADAYRKLDNKALEYYSNAELMALSANYKGAIDQLNYAYRYSNGQTLQLARIEARIRQFRQADRAMEELK, from the coding sequence CTGGCCGCTAGCGCTATAAGCGTGTTATTTGCCGCCAGTATTGGCCACAGTTTTGCTAATAATGATCTACCGGATCTTGGCACCGCAGCGGTCAATACTTTTAGTTTAGAAAAAGAAACCGTTTACGGTGACGCTTATATGCGCGTTATTCGCTCTTCTGCACCCGTTCTTAGTGATCCGGTGCTAAGCCAATATCTATCAGAACTAGGTAATAAGCTAGTTGCTAATGCCACTGGCGTAAAAACGCCGTTTTATTTCTTTTTATTGCGCAATGATGAAATTAACGCCTTTGCATTTTTCGGTGGTCATGTTGGCGTGCATACTGGCTTATTTTTAAATGCCGACACTGAAAGTGAATTAGCATCAGTGCTCGCACACGAAATTACCCATGTAACCCAACGACACCTTGCTCGCTCACTAGAAGCACAACAAAAGAGTTCGACTGCTACCATTGTGGGCATGCTAGGGGCTATTTTATTAACCATAGCAGCGCCTCAAGCCGGTATGGCGGCATTAGCCACCACCCAAGCTTTAACAACGCAATCAAAAATCAACTATACCCGCTTACATGAAAAAGAAGCAGACCGTATTGGAATGCAAATTCTTGTTGATGCGGGATTTGATCCCAATGCTGCCGCCACTTTTTTTGGTCAACTGGCTATTCGCTATCGTTTTACCACTACGCCACCGCAAATGTTACTGACACATCCGTTGCCAGAGTCTCGTATTACCGAGGCGCGTAACCGTGCGGCTCAGTACCCTAAACATAATGTGCCTAACAGTTTAAACTTTCAGTTAGCAAAAGCGCGTATTCAAGTGCGTTTTTCCAGTTTTAGTGATGATGCCGCGTTATCTTTATTTGAACAACAGCTGAAAAAGAACGAATACTCTTTCAAAGAGGCCGCTCTTTATGGCAAAGCCTTAGCCCTTTTCCGGTTAGAAAAATTTGCTCAAGCTGAAGTGATTATTGATGATTTACTAAAACAAGATGATAATAATCTGTTCTACATCGACACCAAAACAGATTTGTTAGATCAGAAAAAAGATTTTGCAGGCGCAATAGCATTATTAGAAGCTCAGCGAAAATTGAAACCGACCTCGCAAGTGGTCAACACAAACTTAGCTAATATTTATGTTCAGGCTGATCAGCCTAATAAAGCCATCCCACTTTTAGAAGAACTAATATTTTTTGATAAGCAGAATATGCTGCCATATCAAATTATGGCCGACGCATACCGTAAATTGGACAATAAAGCGCTTGAGTATTATAGCAATGCTGAACTCATGGCCTTATCTGCTAACTATAAAGGAGCAATCGACCAACTCAATTATGCTTATCGCTACTCTAACGGCCAAACGTTACAACTGGCACGAATTGAAGCGAGAATAAGGCAATTTAGACAAGCAGATAGGGCAATGGAAGAATTAAAATAG